AATTGGACGGGAAACAACCCATCGGAGGATCCCACCATCAAAAAGTGGTGGTTGTTGATGATTCGATTGCATTTGCGGGGGGAATCGACTTGTGCAAGGCTCGATGGGATACCCCTGAACATCGGCTGGATGACCCCAGGCGTGTAGAATCAGATGGAAAACAGTCCCCTCCCTTTCACGATGTCCAAATGATGGTGGAGGGTGATGCGGCCCGAGTTTTGGGAGATTTGGCTCGAAACCGATGGGCCCGGGCCACAGAAAGAAAAATATCCTTTTTGGAATATCCACAGGAAAATCTTTGGCCCGAGGGGATAAAGGCAGATTTTGAAGATGTTGATGTGGGTATTTCTTTAACCCAGCCCGCCTTTGGAGAAATTCAGGAAACCCGTCAGGTGGAGTCCTTATACCGTGATGCTATTCTAACTGCGCATCATTATATTTACATTGAAAACCAGTATTTTACCTCTAATGCAATTGGCGAGGCACTGATCCAAAAGCTTGAAGAGAAAAATGGACCGGAAGTATTGTTGGTCCTCCCAAAAAAAACCATCGGTTGGCTGGAGCAGAATACGATGGATGTTTTAAGGTATCGATTGCTTAAAAGGGTTCGGACCGCGGATCGTTATGGAAAGCTTCGAGTTTTTTATCCGGCCCTGCCAGGAAAGGGGAATGAATTTCTTAATGTTCATGCAAAGGTTCTTATTGTGGATGACCTTTTTATTCGTGTAGGCTCTTCTAATTTAAGTAACCACTCCATGGGGTTAGACACCGAGTGTGATCTGGCCATTGAGGGTGTTGAAAGTAAAAGATTGCAAACGGGAATCATCGGGGTTAGGAACCGGTTATTGGGGGGACACCTGGGGGTTGATCCGGAAAAGGTGAGGCAGGTTTTTGAAACAAAGGGGTCATTGATTTCGACCATTGAATCCCTTCAGGGGAATTCAAGAACCTTTCATCATTTGAACGAACAGGTCCCCGATACCATTGACAGAGAAATTCCCGACTCCGCTGTCATTGATCCCGAGCGCCCCATTGAGCCGGAGGGCTTAGTAAATTTTTTTATTCCTAAGGAGCAAATTAAACCAGCCTCCCGTTTAGGCCTTCGTTTTGCTTTCCTTCTGTCTTTTATCCTTGCCTTGGGGGCCGCCTGGATTTGGACGCCCTTAGGAAATTTGATAAATGGGGAGCAGATTGCCCAATGGTTGGAGATGGTCCATCAAACCCGTTTTGTTTATATAGTTGTTCCAGGCCTATTTATGCTCGCTAGCGTAATTGGAATCCCCATCACGTTTCTAATGGTTGGAACCCTTCTGGTCTTTGGAACCTTTGAGGGGTTTTTATACAGCTGGGTGGGTTGTTTAATCGGTTCTGCCGTCAGTTATCAGGTTGGGCATTTTATGGGCAGGGATTTATTTCGAAAATTTGGTGGAAAAAAAATAAACCAACTAAGCCAATGGTTTGCCCGCCGAGGCATTATTGCTGTGGCTACGGTTCGGATTGTTCCGGTTGCCCCTTTTACGGTTATTAATATGGTGGCGGGAGCCTCTCATATCCGTTTTTCCGATTATATGTTGGGAACCCTCATCGGGTTGACCCCGGGACTAATGGCCCTTGCCATTGGTGTAGACCGGATTATTTATGCGGTTCGGAACCCAAGTCCCATGACGTTTGCGATTTTGGGAATGGTGATTGTGGTTATAGGGTTTGCCGCATGGGGTGTCCGTTCCTGGGCGTTGAAAAAAAGGGAAGAGAAGGTGTAGGGAGACCCAGTTGGGGGAAATCACCCTCCAAAGTTCCCTCGGTATTTGAAATCTTTTCAATGTAAAAGGGATTTATTTACAGACGCTTCCAAAGGATTTTTCTTTCAAAAAAAACCTTATTTTTAACGTCCTTTCTTCCCCCTTCAACAGGGAAAAACCTTTGTTCTTTGGTTCCAGTGACAAAAACCAAAAAAATGATATACTTTTTTGTATTCTAACCTATTGAATGATTTTGAGTTTTCCTTTGAAATTCAACTCTCCGAATAAAGATAAGCGTGGTACCATTATTTGGCTGCGATGGCTCCTCATCATTGCACTATCCTATCTGATGTTATTTCATTCTGGGCGACTCGTCCTTTCCTGGGAAATCAGCAGCATTACCCTCCTGTATTTTATTTCTAATGTCATGTTAATGTTCATTCCCCTTCGTTTTTTCGAAAAAAAAATGTTCGATATGATTCTGGTAATTGGGGATTCCCTCATTATTACCGGGGCAATGTTTATCGCGGGATTTTCATCAACAAATTTGGTTCTGTTCTACTTCTTGATTATCCTTTTGACAACCCTGGGGAAAGGGGGAAACTCGGTGGTGATCAATGGGTTAATCATGGTGGGCGTTTATCTGGTCCTGCTCCTTCAGACCGAACCCGGAAATATTATTGAGAAGAGTGGTTTATTGCTCCAGATTCCTTTCCTGATCCTTTGTACGGTTTTTTACGCAGTTCTGGCCGATCGGGAGTCCAAAAAGAGAAACCAAATTCTGGATAGGGTCAAGGCTGATGAAGCCATGCAAACGGTTCTCCGTTCAGAGATTGAATCGAAAGAGATTGCGCTTAATAAAGCAGAAGAACTGTCACAGGCCATGAGGCATCAGGCCATGCATGATAGCCTAACCGCCCTTCCGAATCGCTCCTTAATTATTGATCGTTTAAAAAAAGCGATTCCTTTGGCTATGCGGGAGAACAAACGCCTGGCCTTAATCATGATGGATCTTGATCGATTTAAGGAGGTTAACGATACCCTCGGCCACCATGTAGGTGATCTTGTTTTGCAGCATTTGGCTACACGGCTGAATGAAGTCTTGCGTGGTGCGGACACTATTGCCCGCCTGGGCGGAGATGAGTTTGGTGTATTGCTATATCCAGTAAGGGATCACTCCGCAGCAAGCATGGTCGCACATCGGATTCTCAACGTGGGGGAAAAAGCGATTGTTATCGGTGAGCACAGGTTGACGGTGGGAGCAAGCTTGGGTGTTGTGGTTTTTCCAGAAGACGGCAAAGATGTTGAAACCCTAATGCGCCTTGCGGATGTGGCCATGTACCGGGCCAAGCGTACCAAAAGCGGTTTTGCCTTTTACGACCCGGATCAGGATCAGAGAAGTCTGGACCGTCTTAAACTCATGGGAGAACTTCGAAAAGCGATTGAAAGTGAACAACTGATGCTGTACTATCAGCCCAAGGTAGATTTTTCCACAAATCGAATCCGGGGGGTAGAGGCGCTGGTCCGTTGGCCCCACGGTCGAGAAGAAACCAAGTTTCCCGATATTTTTATTCCTTTGGCCGAACAAACCGGATTGATCAAACCTTTAACATCATGGGTAATCAACGCGGCCCTCCGGCAATTTAAGCTTTGGCAACAAGAGGGTTTTGAATTAAACATGGCGGTTAACATTTCCGCGTCGAGTTTACACGATCCTCAGTTCCCGGAGTGGATCGATGAAAAACTAAAAGCCTACAATGTTAAAGCCGAAAGTCTGGAGTTAGAGATTACCGAGAGCGCCATTATGCTCAATCCCTCTCGGGCAGTGGAAATTGTCAAAAAACTCAATGGAATGGGGGTAAGTATTTCCATCGATGATTTCGGAACCGGTTATTCCTCACTGGCCTACCTTAAGGAATTATCCGTTACAAGCATTAAAATCGACAAATCCTTTATTACCAACATCCTGACCAACCCAAGCGATTCGGTGATCGTCCGTTCTACCATAGATTTAGGTCACAACCTTGGTTTGAAAGTGGTGGCTGAAGGAATTGAATCTCAGGATATTTGGGATCAGTTAGCCGCCTTGGGTTGTGATATGGGCCAGGGGTTTTTGGTATGCTACCCCTTACCCGCGGAGAAAATCATGTTTTGGTTGAAGGAGTCCCCGTTTGCCCTTGGTGCCGGGAATAAGGTGATTAAAAAAGTGTAATAATACCATCCATTGATAAGTCCGAGGGCAGGCCATTAGTTCAGTTGTAGACCCCTTGCTTCACACTCCCTAACTATCCATCAATTCGAAGCAACCAAATAAAACCCATCAAAATTAGAAAAAAGGGTTTCTGTTTAGGGTTGGGTTATTAATTTTGCAAAAATGAAAATTCTCGTTATTATTAAGTAATAGACACCAAAGAGGAGAAGGAAATGCCTGAACCGAAAGAAAGTTATGCCCGATGCATTTCAAATCCCAATTTTATTAATCGCTTCTATGAAATTTTTATGGCCAGTCACCCCGATATTAAATCCCTATTCAAAAACACGGACTGGGATAAACAAATGGAGCTTCTTAAAAAAGGGGTTTCCATGATGATATTATTTGGATAGTGTAAAGTATTATGTGTGAAATTGAGGGTTGAAAAAATGGCGTTTTCCAACCAAGATAAAGTGTTCAAACCCAATCAAGGAGGAAAACGCCATGATGGAACTCAGTATCAACGTACCACAAATTCGAGAGTTTTTAAATCAAATTGTTGAGGCACCTGCAAAGATATTCGAGCTGTTACGTGTGGATGTCAGAGAATCGATGAGCCGTTTTTAAATGAGCTCATGGAATCGGAGATTACTTTCTTTTTAGGCCGTAGCCGCTATGAGCGGACAGGGAAACGGGGCAGACCCAACCATCGAAATGGTTATTATGCAAGAGGGTTTACCCTCAAAGGCATCGGCGGAGTTTGTGTATCGAATCCGCGGGATCGGCTGGGGAAATACAGGACCCAGGTGCTGCCGCGCTATCAGCGCTATGAATCCCAGATCAAGGAGGATGTATCGCTTTTATTTTTAACCGGGGTGTCGACCCGGTCGCTACAGTTAATTTCTAAGCGGCTATTGGGAAGGAACATCTCTCACACGGAAATGAGCTTGGCGAATAAGGAATTAACCCAAGCGGTGGATGCCTGGCGAACCCGCGATTTATCTGATCTTTCGATCAAGTACCTGTATGTGGATGGGGTACTGTTTGAGATGCGTTTATCGGGTGGAATTGAGAAGGTGGCGGTATTGGTGGCCATTGGGGTGGATGCCCAAGGGGTCAAGCATGTGGTGGGGATGCAGGCTGGGGATAAGGAATCTGCGAGCAATTGGCGGGAGATGTTTCGGGATTTAAAGAGCCGGGGGTTAAAGGGTGAGGCAGTTCAACTTGGGGTTATGGATGGATTGCCGGGGTTGGAGAAAGTGTTTGAGGAAGAGTTTCCCAAAGCGGATGTACAGCGTTGTCAGGTGCACGTGGCCCGAAACGTTTTAGCCAAGGTTCCATCCCGACACAAGCAGGAGGTGGCTGATGATCTTCGAAGCATCTTCTATGCCTCCAGCTACCCTAAGGCCCAATCCCAATGGGAGGTCTTCCAGAAAACCTGGAAAGATGAGCTTCCCTCTGCAACCCAATGCCTTTCTCAATCGCTCCAGAAGTGTTTGACCTTTTACAAATTTCCCCAGGAGGAATGGATATCGATTCGAACCACCAATGTGATTGAGCGATTAAACAAAGAGTTTAAACGAAGAACCAAGCCCATGGAGATCGTGGCGGGAGAAAGTTCCTGCTACAGACTTCTGGCTTTTATAGCATTAAAGATGGAGTTGGCTTGGAGGAAAACGCCTGTAGGAAAGGTCACCCAACGATTACCCTGGTTCACTAATTTCACACAAAATGATTGACAGTACCGGTATTTTTAATGCTTTTTATTTCAGCAGGTGTTAATGATGAAAAATCTATTTTCTTAGATTTGGGAATGTTTTCTAAAATAAAAAA
This portion of the Nitrospiria bacterium genome encodes:
- a CDS encoding VTT domain-containing protein — protein: MPQRNILQKGKNCWRIARASRSSVLIDGASYFSTLKTVLEKARHSIFILAWDIDSQLRLTRGEKGETQDKPFVQFLNDLVTRKKELQVYILAWDFAILFALEREWLPIYKLDWKTHQRIDFQLDGKQPIGGSHHQKVVVVDDSIAFAGGIDLCKARWDTPEHRLDDPRRVESDGKQSPPFHDVQMMVEGDAARVLGDLARNRWARATERKISFLEYPQENLWPEGIKADFEDVDVGISLTQPAFGEIQETRQVESLYRDAILTAHHYIYIENQYFTSNAIGEALIQKLEEKNGPEVLLVLPKKTIGWLEQNTMDVLRYRLLKRVRTADRYGKLRVFYPALPGKGNEFLNVHAKVLIVDDLFIRVGSSNLSNHSMGLDTECDLAIEGVESKRLQTGIIGVRNRLLGGHLGVDPEKVRQVFETKGSLISTIESLQGNSRTFHHLNEQVPDTIDREIPDSAVIDPERPIEPEGLVNFFIPKEQIKPASRLGLRFAFLLSFILALGAAWIWTPLGNLINGEQIAQWLEMVHQTRFVYIVVPGLFMLASVIGIPITFLMVGTLLVFGTFEGFLYSWVGCLIGSAVSYQVGHFMGRDLFRKFGGKKINQLSQWFARRGIIAVATVRIVPVAPFTVINMVAGASHIRFSDYMLGTLIGLTPGLMALAIGVDRIIYAVRNPSPMTFAILGMVIVVIGFAAWGVRSWALKKREEKV
- a CDS encoding bifunctional diguanylate cyclase/phosphodiesterase, producing the protein MKFNSPNKDKRGTIIWLRWLLIIALSYLMLFHSGRLVLSWEISSITLLYFISNVMLMFIPLRFFEKKMFDMILVIGDSLIITGAMFIAGFSSTNLVLFYFLIILLTTLGKGGNSVVINGLIMVGVYLVLLLQTEPGNIIEKSGLLLQIPFLILCTVFYAVLADRESKKRNQILDRVKADEAMQTVLRSEIESKEIALNKAEELSQAMRHQAMHDSLTALPNRSLIIDRLKKAIPLAMRENKRLALIMMDLDRFKEVNDTLGHHVGDLVLQHLATRLNEVLRGADTIARLGGDEFGVLLYPVRDHSAASMVAHRILNVGEKAIVIGEHRLTVGASLGVVVFPEDGKDVETLMRLADVAMYRAKRTKSGFAFYDPDQDQRSLDRLKLMGELRKAIESEQLMLYYQPKVDFSTNRIRGVEALVRWPHGREETKFPDIFIPLAEQTGLIKPLTSWVINAALRQFKLWQQEGFELNMAVNISASSLHDPQFPEWIDEKLKAYNVKAESLELEITESAIMLNPSRAVEIVKKLNGMGVSISIDDFGTGYSSLAYLKELSVTSIKIDKSFITNILTNPSDSVIVRSTIDLGHNLGLKVVAEGIESQDIWDQLAALGCDMGQGFLVCYPLPAEKIMFWLKESPFALGAGNKVIKKV
- a CDS encoding IS256 family transposase codes for the protein MESEITFFLGRSRYERTGKRGRPNHRNGYYARGFTLKGIGGVCVSNPRDRLGKYRTQVLPRYQRYESQIKEDVSLLFLTGVSTRSLQLISKRLLGRNISHTEMSLANKELTQAVDAWRTRDLSDLSIKYLYVDGVLFEMRLSGGIEKVAVLVAIGVDAQGVKHVVGMQAGDKESASNWREMFRDLKSRGLKGEAVQLGVMDGLPGLEKVFEEEFPKADVQRCQVHVARNVLAKVPSRHKQEVADDLRSIFYASSYPKAQSQWEVFQKTWKDELPSATQCLSQSLQKCLTFYKFPQEEWISIRTTNVIERLNKEFKRRTKPMEIVAGESSCYRLLAFIALKMELAWRKTPVGKVTQRLPWFTNFTQND